Proteins co-encoded in one Maylandia zebra isolate NMK-2024a linkage group LG16, Mzebra_GT3a, whole genome shotgun sequence genomic window:
- the abi3bpa gene encoding target of Nesh-SH3 isoform X8, whose translation MMKMQQHSHIFLALILAVFIFRIALSGPSVVRVRRQNMKVRISTTGDTIVMKFLRPNTDTRLEGYILGYGGSMFSKQFIQLPEDGKPYETEFDAEPKYLIAVQPIPANEVKKQCTGKVELQKPLHLVIGSVTPTSVLLSWGTLLKTPYEGNVMNDCLEDGHYTVRYREKNRKWNYQTCPTSDTVIDKLKPNTVYEFGVQPNSKDGTGVWSRPVVHNISMPRVEEKVIRKIFRPPVSPAKPVPSGPHSLPSFPHLTSSVLRPSVSGNKKTNLVAKPSSHDKPMDLKQGEKASVLKPFPLVTARPKQEPKQQTTTTAPALNTSRFDIYENSSIFRPLPKSEVDSMGNPRFIAPHVIYKTDKPPEEPCSITSSLAYFPDEEGSDQNVTGPPRLPPSNVTVVTVEGCPSFVILDWQKTDNETREYEVVSTTTGPNGRQTSVLTTNQTHTAVENLKPESSYEFTVTPRNELGTGPSSDPVTFSTESADPRVSEYVSGKDAIWTQFPFKADAHSECNGKQFVKRTWYRKFVGIQLCNSLRYKIYLSETLNGKFYNIGDQTGYGEDHCQFVDSFLDGKTGSHFLADQLPSRQGFYRALRQEPVSFGEIGGKSHSTYVGWYECGTPIPGKW comes from the exons TGAGACGCCAAAACATGAAAGTCCGCATCAGCACCACAGGAGACACCATTGTGATGAAGTTTTTGCGTCCCAACACTGACACCAGGCTGGAGGGATACATCCTGGGATACGGCGGCAGCATGTTCTCCAAACAGTTCATTCAGCTGCCAGAAGATGGAAAACCATATGAGACAGAGTTTG ATGCTGAGCCCAAGTACCTTATAGCTGTCCAGCCTATTCCTGCTAACGAGGTGAAGAAGCAGTGCACAG GTAAAGTGGAATTGCAGAAGCCGCTGCACCTGGTCATTGGGTCGGTGACGCCAACCTCAGTTCTTCTGTCCTGGGGGACACTGCTGAAAACCCCTTATGAAGGCAACGTCATGAATGACTGTCTGGAGGATGG ACACTACACAGTGCGTTACCGTGAGaagaacaggaagtggaactACCAGACCTGTCCAACAAGCGATACAGTCATTGACAAACTGAAGCCAAACACAGTCTATGAGTTTGGTGTCCAGCCAAATTCTAAGGATGGCACCGGTGTGTGGAGCAGGCCGGTTGTTCACAACATCAGCATGCCAAGAGTCGAAG AGAAGGTCATCAGGAAAATCTTTAGGCCTCCAGTCAGCCCTGCG AAACCTGTACCTTCAGGTCCCCATTCCTTGCCCTCATTTCCTCACCTCACTTCCTCAG TTCTGCGTCCCTCTGTTTCTGGCAACAAGAAGACCAACCTGGTGGCAAAGCCTAGCAGTCATG ATAAACCCATGGACCTGAAACAAGGAGAAAAGGCGTCTGTCCTGAAGCCGTTCCCGCTGGTCACAGCCAGACCCAAGCAAGAGCCCAAACAGCAGACGACCACCACAGCCCCTGCGCTAAACA CCAGCCGTTTTGACATATATGAAAACTCCTCCATATTCAGGCCCCTGCCTAAGTCAGAGGTAGACAGCATGGGCAACCCGCGCTTTATAG CTCCCCACGTCATCTACAAGACGGATAAGCCGCCAGAAGAGCCATGCTCTATCACCTCCTCCCTCGCTTACTTCCCCGATGAGGAAGGCAGCGATCAGAATGTGACCGGTCCTCCCCGCCTACCTCCATCCAACGTTACTGTGGTCACCGTGGAGGGTTGCCCGTCCTTTGTCATTCTTGACTGGCAGAAAACCGACAACGAAACCAGAG AGTATGAAGTTGTGTCCACCACCACAGGCCCGAATGGAAGGCAGACGTCAGTATTGACAACCAACCAGACCCACACAGCCGTGGAGAATCTCAAACCAGAGAGCAG TTATGAATTCACAGTAACACCGAGGAATGAGCTGGGAACGGGACCCTCCTCCGATCCTGTAACTTTTAGCACAGAGTCAG CGGACCCTCGAGTGAGCGAGTATGTTTCAG GCAAAGATGCCATCTGGACTCAGTTTCCGTTTAAAGCTGATGCCCACTCTGAATGCAATGGAAAGCAGTTCGTGAAGAGAACCTGGTACCGAAAGTTTGTGGGCATCCAGCTCTGCAACTCCTTAAGATACAAGATCTACCTGAGCGAGACTCTCAATG GGAAGTTTTACAACATAGGGGATCAGACGGGATACGGCGAGGACCACTGTCAGTTTGTGGATTCTTTCTTGGATGGCAAGACTGGCAGCCATTTCCTGGCTGACCAGCTTCCAAGCAGACAAG GCTTCTACAGAGCGCTGAGACAAGAGCCCGTTTCCTTTGGAGAGATCGGAGGAAAGTCGCACTCGACTTACGTAGGCTGGTATGAGTGTGGCACTCCCATACCTGGAAAGTGGTAA